One Kutzneria kofuensis DNA window includes the following coding sequences:
- a CDS encoding threonine synthase, which yields MWRYRKLLPVPDGPVRYPLPIGGTPLLPVPALRRTLGTPHLWIKDETRNPTASNKDRATALVIEDGLRRGMDTITTASTGNAAVATAFGAAGAGMRAVIFVSTGCRPDKLALMTQAGAHVFRVPAGYAAAVDLSRAAARSFGWLDRNTGANPYTIEAKKTVAFEVWEQLGRRLPDVMIVPVGDGPTLVALDKGFAELVSCGHAGRQPRLIGVQAESCQPLVRAWFGAPAGPAELDPTATVADGIAVVRPAIGDAVLDAVRRGGGAMVAVTDNALLSAVTTLAARAGVGAEPAGAAALAGLARAVECGLVDRSETTVLLVTGREVKAGGGPAGPGRVAVVEGLDEVERALAGAC from the coding sequence ATGTGGCGGTACCGGAAGCTGCTGCCGGTCCCCGACGGCCCGGTGCGGTACCCGCTGCCGATCGGCGGCACGCCGCTGCTGCCCGTGCCGGCTCTCCGCCGGACACTGGGCACGCCGCACCTGTGGATCAAGGACGAGACGCGGAACCCGACCGCGTCCAACAAGGATCGAGCCACCGCGCTCGTGATCGAGGACGGGCTGCGCCGCGGGATGGACACGATCACGACCGCCTCCACCGGCAACGCGGCCGTGGCCACCGCCTTCGGCGCCGCGGGCGCCGGGATGCGGGCCGTCATCTTCGTGTCCACCGGTTGCCGGCCGGACAAGCTCGCGCTCATGACGCAGGCCGGTGCGCACGTCTTCCGCGTGCCCGCGGGCTACGCGGCCGCCGTCGACCTCTCCCGGGCGGCCGCGCGCTCGTTCGGCTGGCTCGACCGCAACACCGGCGCCAACCCGTACACCATCGAGGCGAAGAAGACCGTGGCGTTCGAGGTGTGGGAACAGCTCGGCCGCCGGCTCCCGGACGTGATGATCGTCCCGGTCGGCGACGGTCCCACGCTGGTGGCGCTGGACAAGGGCTTCGCCGAGCTCGTCAGCTGTGGCCACGCCGGGCGGCAACCGCGCCTGATCGGCGTCCAGGCCGAGAGCTGCCAGCCGTTGGTGCGCGCCTGGTTCGGCGCACCCGCCGGCCCGGCGGAGTTGGATCCCACGGCGACGGTGGCCGACGGCATCGCGGTAGTCCGCCCGGCCATCGGTGACGCCGTGCTCGACGCGGTGCGCCGGGGCGGCGGTGCGATGGTGGCGGTCACCGACAACGCGCTGCTGAGCGCGGTCACGACGTTGGCCGCGCGGGCCGGCGTGGGGGCGGAACCCGCCGGGGCGGCGGCGCTCGCCGGGCTGGCCCGTGCTGTCGAGTGCGGCCTGGTCGACCGGTCGGAAACGACGGTCCTGCTGGTCACCGGCCGGGAAGTGAAGGCGGGCGGTGGGCCGGCCGGCCCGGGCCGGGTGGCGGTCGTCGAGGGACTCGACGAGGTCGAACGGGCACTGGCGGGTGCTTGCTGA
- the sbnA gene encoding 2,3-diaminopropionate biosynthesis protein SbnA has product MSVISVPEDFNEESLYVDLRSIVRRSLYLKCEGFNFAGSIKLKAATEMVTAAERDGLLRPGSVLVESSSGNLGVALSVIAASRGHRFLCVTDSRCNLSTRRMMEALGSRVHVIAEPDPVGGFLGARIAHVRALCDSDDRYVWLNQYANPGNWRAHYRRTAPAIARQFPGLDVLFVGAGTTGTLMGCARYFRQWRRRVRVVAVDSVGSVTFGGPPARRMIPGLGTSVRPPLLDESYVDDVVHVEEADTIRACHRLARNGFLFGGSTGTVVSGAAEWLSRYDAGGLTAVAVAPDLGERYLDTVYQTNWLQDLYGDDVLGSDELTAGSRSA; this is encoded by the coding sequence GTGTCAGTCATATCCGTTCCCGAGGACTTCAACGAGGAGAGCCTCTACGTCGACCTTCGGTCGATCGTGAGGCGTTCGCTCTACCTGAAGTGCGAGGGCTTCAACTTCGCCGGCTCGATCAAGCTGAAGGCGGCGACCGAGATGGTCACGGCGGCCGAGCGGGACGGGCTGCTGCGGCCCGGCTCGGTCCTGGTCGAGTCCTCGTCCGGGAACCTGGGCGTGGCGCTGAGCGTGATCGCCGCGAGCAGGGGCCACCGGTTCCTGTGCGTCACCGACTCGCGGTGCAACCTGTCGACCAGGCGCATGATGGAGGCGTTGGGCAGCCGGGTGCACGTCATCGCCGAGCCGGATCCCGTCGGGGGCTTCCTCGGCGCGCGGATCGCCCATGTCCGCGCGCTGTGCGACTCCGACGACCGGTACGTGTGGCTCAACCAGTACGCCAATCCGGGCAACTGGCGGGCGCACTACCGCAGGACGGCGCCGGCGATCGCCCGCCAGTTCCCCGGACTGGACGTGCTGTTCGTCGGCGCGGGCACGACGGGGACCCTGATGGGCTGCGCGCGCTACTTCCGGCAGTGGCGCCGTCGGGTGCGGGTCGTCGCGGTGGACAGCGTCGGCTCGGTGACCTTCGGCGGCCCGCCGGCCCGCCGGATGATTCCCGGCCTGGGCACGAGCGTTCGCCCGCCGCTGCTCGACGAGTCCTATGTGGACGATGTCGTGCACGTCGAGGAGGCGGACACCATCCGCGCCTGCCATCGCCTGGCCAGGAACGGCTTCCTGTTCGGCGGTTCCACCGGCACGGTGGTCAGCGGCGCCGCGGAATGGCTGTCCCGGTACGACGCGGGCGGACTCACGGCGGTGGCCGTCGCGCCGGACCTCGGCGAGCGCTACCTCGACACCGTCTACCAGACCAACTGGCTGCAGGATCTCTACGGTGACGACGTGCTCGGTTCCGACGAGCTGACCGCGGGTTCGCGGTCGGCCTGA